The stretch of DNA GAGGGATCGGTAGTCGGTGGTCGGTTTTCGGTGGACGGTTGGCGGTCTGTCGGTGGTCGGTTGGCGGTGATCAGTGAGGCTTTGGCGTTGAGGGAAGCTTCAACGGGGAACTGAAAACTGAGGAACTGATTCCTTCAGCCTTCCAGCAACTCTTCCACTTGTTTCAGCAACGGGGGGATATCAGAAGAGACCGTGTCCCATACTACGGGGTAATCGACTCCGAAGTAGTGGTGGATTAGCTTGTCTCTCATGCGAGTCATTGGCTTCCAAGGCAATTCTGGATGTTCTTCTCGATAGTCAGGAGGGAAATT from Puniceicoccus vermicola encodes:
- a CDS encoding HepT-like ribonuclease domain-containing protein, whose protein sequence is MSNSPRDLLRHIRDELQFLVREQAELSETQFQHDEKAKRAFVRSLEIIGEAAKNFPPDYREEHPELPWKPMTRMRDKLIHHYFGVDYPVVWDTVSSDIPPLLKQVEELLEG